DNA from Aggregatimonas sangjinii:
TTCATCTTTAGTGTTGTACCTAGAAAAAGAAAACCGCAACGACGGTTTCATCATTTCTTCTTCGGATAGAATTTCATTCAGCACATGAGAACCCTTTCCACTACCCGATTGGCAGGCACTTCCTTGGGAACAGGCCACTCCCTTGATATCCAAATGAAATAACAACATCAGCGCTTTTCGCCGATCTATCGGCAAGCGCAAATTCACCAAGGTGTACGTACTCTTTTCCAAATCCCCTGAAAGACCATTGAATTCAACCTCTGGAATTTCCTTTTTTATAGTTTCTATAAAATAGGCTTTGAGTCCTTGTACGTAATCACGCTCCTCATTCAAATTATCATAGGCCGAGATAAACGCCTCTTCCAAGCCCACGATATTGTGATAAGATTCCGTTCCCGCGCGGCAACCCCGCTCTTGGGCCCCTCCCGAAATCATTGGTTTCAGGTTCGAATTTTTACGAATAAACGCAAAACCGATGCCTTTTGGGCCATGGAATTTATGCGCCGCAGCTGTTAGAAAATCGATGGGGATTTCGGCCAAGTCCCATTCAAAATGACCGATTGATTGTACGGTGTCGGAAAGAAACAAAGCCTGATTTGCAACGCATAATCGGCTGATCGCCTTAACGTCGATCATATTTCCGATTTCATTGTTCACGTGCATGAGACAAACCAATTTCTTTGAAGCATCTGCCTTTAGGAGTTCTTCCAAATGATCAAGATCTGGGTTCCCAAACGCATCAAGGTCAACATATTTCAGTGCGATGCCATATTCCTGTTCTAAATCTTCAGCCGTATGGGTTACCGCATGATGCTCTATTCTACTGGTGATAATGGTCTCGACATCTAAATCACGGACACTGCAACGCATAATCATATTATCGGCCTCGGTACCTCCAGAGGTAAATATGATTTCAGAAGGATGTGCGTTCAAATATTTCGCGATCGTTTTTCTTGCGGTTTCGATGGCCGTCTTGGCCGTACGCCCAAAACTATGGGTAGAAGAAGGGTTGCCATAGCAATCTGCAAGGGCGGTCTGCATTTTTGCAATGACCTCATCGCGTACCCGTGTCGTGGCGGCATTATCAAAGTATACTTTCATTTATGCTATAATTACGATGAACATTCGTTCTTAAAACTAACGATTTTTAATCGGTATTTGGTCTCCTTGTACATTCTTACCAAAAACATGGCATCTAGCTATCCATGTTACCACGAACTAAAAACCATTCTTTGCTAAAATCCTGCCAAATTTAAGTCTAATCCTTTTGATTTCTACTACTTTTATGGCATGAAAAGAATAGTAGCATATAGTATTATGGCAGTTTTAATGGCCTGTGATGATGGTGATTTGCAGATTGAAACATTGGATTTTGACAGTGTGGACCCGCAAACATGTGAAACCCTAGTGGCCGAAGGTACCGAGCCCATCGTCTTCTTTAAGATCAACAGTGATGAGGCCTTGATTTTGGAATTACCCGCTACCGCTTTATTGAACGAAGTGGCCACCGATGTTACGAGCAACGTTACGGCCGGCGGCAGTACCGCCATTACCTACCGCATCTTTGACGATGCAGTGACTAAAGACTATTTCTGCAGTCAAATACCCTTGGGCAGTCCGTTATTGAGCGAAGAAATACAGGCAGAGTCCGGGCAAGTGATCATAACCACTACCACGACCGATAGTATCACCTATACCCATGATATCCGATTAAGCGCCATTTCTTTATTGACCAGCGCGAACACCCGTATCACGGACTTAAGTATCGATCAGTTCGGGATAGTCACCACGACCAGGTCTACCGAATAGAAGATCTACTTATTTTGATGGATATATACTTCGGTCGCTCCTAGACCATATTTTTTATAGTCCGCGTCATAGTAGGTAACATTTTCATGACGCCTGAACAGGTAGTTCAACTCCTCCTTAAGAACGCCTTCGCCCACACCGTGAATAAAAACGATTTTCTGGATACGCTTGCTGATGGCAAACTGCAACTGTCTTTTAGCCGTTTCCAATTGAAGATTTAGCATATCGTGTTTGCTCATTCCCTTGCTGGACTTTATCAATTGGTTGATATGAAGGTCTACCTCCATCTTTGGGGCATTCCGTTCCTTGGCTTTGGGAGCAGGGTTATTTTTTCGTTTCGGGATCTCTTTTTCCGATTTTATTCTGGCTACTTCGTAGTTGGTGACCTTGATGGTGTCGCCCGTATCTATTTTCATCAATTCATTTGCAGCGTAATGCAATTGAAACCCGTCGCTGCTCTCAATAATGATTTCTTTCGGAGAAACGCCCACCACGATCCCCTTAATCGTATCGTCTAAGGTTTCTACGGCATCCCCTATTGCAAAAACACTCATTATTATATTTTTTGTTCCCCAAAAATAATGGTATTTTTCTGCCTGAAATTCCTTTAGGCGTAAAAATGCGATTAGCTACTTTGTTATTGGTGTTGGAGGACTATATGCTTCCGTGCTTTACCAAAAAATTTTTTGGCTTTGATTGTCCGGGATGCGGTTTGCAAAGAGCTACGCTATCATTGGTCAAGGGTGACTTTACTGCTGCATTTGAAATGTATCCTGCGATTTACCCCTTAGTCCTGCTTATCCTATTTATCATCACCACGGCATTCGTAAAAATTAAATTTGAATTGATCGTGAAGATTTTACTCGCCATTACCACTGGGATCGTAATTCTTGCCAGTTATATTTTTAAAATGAATAACCTAATCCACTAAAAAACCATGGAACAACAAAAATTACCCAACGCAACCCTCATCTTAGTATTTGGAATCCTGTCAATCGTAACTTGTTGCTGTTACGGGGTTATCGGACTCATCTTCGGTATTGTATCCTTGGTCCTGGCGAACAAGGCCATTGCCTTATATAAAGCAAATCCAGAGCTGTATACCGATGCCAGCAATGTAAAAACAGGAAGAATCCTAGCGATAATAGGGATCGTACTTAGCGTATTGGCATTGATTTATTATATCGGCATAATTGCTTACTTCGGTATGGACACCATACAAGATCAGCAATTGATGCAAGAAAAACTTGAAGAACTATTAGGTCAATAACAGCATAAATGAACAATCAATTACCGGGCGCCAGTAATGCCCTAACTTTCGGAATTCTCTCGTTAGTCCTGGTTTTCGTTTGCTGCGGACCGTTCGCCGCGATATTTAGTTTTATCGCTTTATCGAACGCCAAAAAAGCCGAACGCATTCATTTGGAAAATCCCGGAGAGTATACAGGAATCGAAAATGTCAAAACAGGTCGCGTATTGGCCTATATCGGGCTGGCATTATCCGCTATCGCCTTGTTATTCCTTATCCTCTATTTTGGGGCCATTATCGCCATTTTAGCCAGTGCCGGTTTGGAAGGTAACTACTAGAAAACCGTCTTCGAGCCATAAAAAAACTTCCGCTGTAGCGGAGGTTTTCGTTTTAGGTGACGTCGAACTCATTTAAACTATTTCTCGAATTGCCTGAGGGTTTTCGTGATAATGGAAACACAGTCTAACAGCTCCTCTTTGGTCATGACCAAGGGAGGAGCAAAACGAATGATATTTCCATGTGTCGGTTTTGCAAGGAGTCCGTTTTCCTTCAACGCCATACAAATGTCCCAAGCCGTGGAACTGTCCTCGGTATCATTGATAAGTATCGCATTGAGTAAGCCTCTACCACG
Protein-coding regions in this window:
- a CDS encoding CCC motif membrane protein, which codes for MNNQLPGASNALTFGILSLVLVFVCCGPFAAIFSFIALSNAKKAERIHLENPGEYTGIENVKTGRVLAYIGLALSAIALLFLILYFGAIIAILASAGLEGNY
- a CDS encoding cysteine desulfurase family protein, which translates into the protein MKVYFDNAATTRVRDEVIAKMQTALADCYGNPSSTHSFGRTAKTAIETARKTIAKYLNAHPSEIIFTSGGTEADNMIMRCSVRDLDVETIITSRIEHHAVTHTAEDLEQEYGIALKYVDLDAFGNPDLDHLEELLKADASKKLVCLMHVNNEIGNMIDVKAISRLCVANQALFLSDTVQSIGHFEWDLAEIPIDFLTAAAHKFHGPKGIGFAFIRKNSNLKPMISGGAQERGCRAGTESYHNIVGLEEAFISAYDNLNEERDYVQGLKAYFIETIKKEIPEVEFNGLSGDLEKSTYTLVNLRLPIDRRKALMLLFHLDIKGVACSQGSACQSGSGKGSHVLNEILSEEEMMKPSLRFSFSRYNTKDEIDYAVMVLKDFMAD
- a CDS encoding Smr/MutS family protein, with product MSVFAIGDAVETLDDTIKGIVVGVSPKEIIIESSDGFQLHYAANELMKIDTGDTIKVTNYEVARIKSEKEIPKRKNNPAPKAKERNAPKMEVDLHINQLIKSSKGMSKHDMLNLQLETAKRQLQFAISKRIQKIVFIHGVGEGVLKEELNYLFRRHENVTYYDADYKKYGLGATEVYIHQNK
- a CDS encoding CCC motif membrane protein, which produces MEQQKLPNATLILVFGILSIVTCCCYGVIGLIFGIVSLVLANKAIALYKANPELYTDASNVKTGRILAIIGIVLSVLALIYYIGIIAYFGMDTIQDQQLMQEKLEELLGQ
- a CDS encoding DUF2752 domain-containing protein: MRLATLLLVLEDYMLPCFTKKFFGFDCPGCGLQRATLSLVKGDFTAAFEMYPAIYPLVLLILFIITTAFVKIKFELIVKILLAITTGIVILASYIFKMNNLIH